The following proteins come from a genomic window of Dreissena polymorpha isolate Duluth1 chromosome 1, UMN_Dpol_1.0, whole genome shotgun sequence:
- the LOC127842374 gene encoding uncharacterized protein LOC127842374 isoform X17, with protein MYLSVQVSRMYLSVQVSRMYLSVQVSRVYNGAHVSRQCNNVQVSRMYLSVQVSRMYLSVQVSRVYNGAHMIRRFNNVQVSRMYLSVQVSSMYLSVQVNRIYNCEYVSRQFKNVQVSRMYPSVQVSRVYNGVQVSRMHLSVQVSRMYLSVQVSRMYLSVQVSRMYLSVQVSSMYLSVQVSRVYNGAHVNRQFNNVQVRRMYLSVQGSRVYNGVKRPI; from the exons ATGTACCTCAGTGTGCAGGTGAGTAGAATGTACCTCAGTGTGCAG GTGAGTAGAATGTACCTCAGTGTGCAGGTGAGTAGAGTATACAACGGTGCGCACGTGAGCAGACAATGCAACAATGTGCAG GTGAGTAGAATGTACCTCAGTGTGCAGGTGAGTAGAATGTACCTCAGTGTGCAGGTGAGTAGAGTATACAACGGTGCGCATATGATCAGGCGATTCAACAATGTGCAGGTGAGTAGAATGTACCTCAGTGTGCAGGTGAGTAGCATGTACCTCAGTGTGCAGGTGAATAGAATCTACAACTGTGAGTACGTGAGTAGACAATTCAAGAATGTGCAGGTAAGTAGAATGTATCCCAGTGTGCAGGTGAGTAGAGTATACAACGGTGTGCAGGTGAGTAGAATGCATCTCAGTGTGCAGGTGAGTAGAATGTATCTCAGTGTGCAGGTGAGTAGAATGTACCTCAGTGTGCAGGTAAGTAGAATGTACCTCAGTGTGCAGGTGAGTAGCATGTACCTCAGTGTGCAGGTGAGTAGAGTATACAACGGTGCGCACGTGAACAGACAATTCAACAATGTGCAGGTAAGAAGAATGTATCTCAGTGTCCAGGGGAGTAGAGTATACAACggtgtgaaaaggcccatttaa
- the LOC127842374 gene encoding uncharacterized protein LOC127842374 isoform X2, which yields MYLSVQVSRMYLSVQVSRMYLSVQVSRVYNGAHVSRQCNNVQVSRIYLSVQVGRVYNGVQVSRQCNNVHVSRIYLSVQVSRVYNGAQMSRMHLSVQVSRMYLSVQVSRMYLSVQVSRMYLSVQVSRMYLSVQVSRVYNGAHMIRRFNNVQVSRMYLSVQVSSMYLSVQVNRIYNCEYVSRQFKNVQVSRMYPSVQVSRVYNGVQVSRMHLSVQVSRMYLSVQVSRMYLSVQVSRMYLSVQVSSMYLSVQVSRVYNGAHVNRQFNNVQVRRMYLSVQGSRVYNGVKRPI from the exons ATGTACCTCAGTGTGCAGGTGAGTAGAATGTACCTCAGTGTGCAG GTGAGTAGAATGTACCTCAGTGTGCAGGTGAGTAGAGTATACAACGGTGCGCACGTGAGCAGACAATGCAACAATGTGCAGGTAAGTAGAATATACCTCAGTGTGCAGGTGGGTAGAGTATACAACGGTGTGCAGGTGAGCAGACAATGCAACAATGTGCATGTAAGTAGAATATACCTCAGTGTGCAGGTGAGTAGAGTATACAACGGTGCGCAAATGAGTAGAATGCACCTCAGTGTGCAGGTGAGTAGAATGTACCTCAGTGTGCAGGTGAGTAGAATGTACCTCAGTGTGCAGGTGAGTAGAATGTACCTCAGTGTGCAGGTGAGTAGAATGTACCTCAGTGTGCAGGTGAGTAGAGTATACAACGGTGCGCATATGATCAGGCGATTCAACAATGTGCAGGTGAGTAGAATGTACCTCAGTGTGCAGGTGAGTAGCATGTACCTCAGTGTGCAGGTGAATAGAATCTACAACTGTGAGTACGTGAGTAGACAATTCAAGAATGTGCAGGTAAGTAGAATGTATCCCAGTGTGCAGGTGAGTAGAGTATACAACGGTGTGCAGGTGAGTAGAATGCATCTCAGTGTGCAGGTGAGTAGAATGTATCTCAGTGTGCAGGTGAGTAGAATGTACCTCAGTGTGCAGGTAAGTAGAATGTACCTCAGTGTGCAGGTGAGTAGCATGTACCTCAGTGTGCAGGTGAGTAGAGTATACAACGGTGCGCACGTGAACAGACAATTCAACAATGTGCAGGTAAGAAGAATGTATCTCAGTGTCCAGGGGAGTAGAGTATACAACggtgtgaaaaggcccatttaa
- the LOC127842374 gene encoding uncharacterized protein LOC127842374 isoform X5, which translates to MYLRVQVSRMYLSVQVSRMYLSVQVSRVYNGAHVSRQFNNVQVSRMYLSVQVSRVYNGAHVSRQCNNVQVSRMYLSVQVSRMYLSVQVSRMYLSVQVSRVYNGAHMIRRFNNVQVSRMYLSVQVSSMYLSVQVNRIYNCEYVSRQFKNVQVSRMYPSVQVSRVYNGVQVSRMHLSVQVSRMYLSVQVSRMYLSVQVSRMYLSVQVSSMYLSVQVSRVYNGAHVNRQFNNVQVRRMYLSVQGSRVYNGVKRPI; encoded by the exons ATGTACCTCAGAGTGCAGGTGAGTAGAATGTACCTCAGTGTGCAGGTGAGTAGAATGTACCTCAGTGTGCAGGTGAGTAGAGTATACAACGGTGCGCACGTGAGCAGACAATTCAACAATGTGCAGGTGAGTAGAATGTACCTCAGTGTGCAGGTGAGTAGAGTATACAACGGTGCGCACGTGAGCAGACAATGCAACAATGTGCAG GTGAGTAGAATGTACCTCAGTGTGCAGGTGAGTAGAATGTACCTCAGTGTGCAGGTGAGTAGAATGTACCTCAGTGTGCAGGTGAGTAGAGTATACAACGGTGCGCATATGATCAGGCGATTCAACAATGTGCAGGTGAGTAGAATGTACCTCAGTGTGCAGGTGAGTAGCATGTACCTCAGTGTGCAGGTGAATAGAATCTACAACTGTGAGTACGTGAGTAGACAATTCAAGAATGTGCAGGTAAGTAGAATGTATCCCAGTGTGCAGGTGAGTAGAGTATACAACGGTGTGCAGGTGAGTAGAATGCATCTCAGTGTGCAGGTGAGTAGAATGTATCTCAGTGTGCAGGTGAGTAGAATGTACCTCAGTGTGCAGGTAAGTAGAATGTACCTCAGTGTGCAGGTGAGTAGCATGTACCTCAGTGTGCAGGTGAGTAGAGTATACAACGGTGCGCACGTGAACAGACAATTCAACAATGTGCAGGTAAGAAGAATGTATCTCAGTGTCCAGGGGAGTAGAGTATACAACggtgtgaaaaggcccatttaa
- the LOC127842374 gene encoding uncharacterized protein LOC127842374 isoform X12 produces MYLSVQVSRMYLSVQVSRMYLSVQVSRVYNGAHVSRQCNNVQVSRMYLSVQVSRMYLSVQVSRMYLSVQVSRVYNGAHMIRRFNNVQVSRMYLSVQVSSMYLSVQVNRIYNCEYVSRQFKNVQVSRMYPSVQVSRVYNGVQVSRMHLSVQVSRMYLSVQVSRMYLSVQVSRMYLSVQVSSMYLSVQVSRVYNGAHVNRQFNNVQVRRMYLSVQGSRVYNGVKRPI; encoded by the exons ATGTACCTCAGTGTGCAGGTGAGTAGAATGTACCTCAGTGTGCAG GTGAGTAGAATGTACCTCAGTGTGCAGGTGAGTAGAGTATACAACGGTGCGCACGTGAGCAGACAATGCAACAATGTGCAG GTGAGTAGAATGTACCTCAGTGTGCAGGTGAGTAGAATGTACCTCAGTGTGCAGGTGAGTAGAATGTACCTCAGTGTGCAGGTGAGTAGAGTATACAACGGTGCGCATATGATCAGGCGATTCAACAATGTGCAGGTGAGTAGAATGTACCTCAGTGTGCAGGTGAGTAGCATGTACCTCAGTGTGCAGGTGAATAGAATCTACAACTGTGAGTACGTGAGTAGACAATTCAAGAATGTGCAGGTAAGTAGAATGTATCCCAGTGTGCAGGTGAGTAGAGTATACAACGGTGTGCAGGTGAGTAGAATGCATCTCAGTGTGCAGGTGAGTAGAATGTATCTCAGTGTGCAGGTGAGTAGAATGTACCTCAGTGTGCAGGTAAGTAGAATGTACCTCAGTGTGCAGGTGAGTAGCATGTACCTCAGTGTGCAGGTGAGTAGAGTATACAACGGTGCGCACGTGAACAGACAATTCAACAATGTGCAGGTAAGAAGAATGTATCTCAGTGTCCAGGGGAGTAGAGTATACAACggtgtgaaaaggcccatttaa
- the LOC127842374 gene encoding uncharacterized protein LOC127842374 isoform X7: MYLSVQVSRMYLSVQVSRMYLSVQVSRVYNGAHVSRQCNNVQVSRMYLSVQVSRMYLSVQVSRMYLSVQVSRMYLSVQVSRVYNGAHMIRRFNNVQVSRMYLSVQVSSMYLSVQVNRIYNCEYVSRQFKNVQVSRMYPSVQVSRVYNGVQVSRMHLSVQVSRMYLSVQVSRMYLSVQVSRMYLSVQVSSMYLSVQVSRVYNGAHVNRQFNNVQVRRMYLSVQGSRVYNGVKRPI, translated from the exons ATGTACCTCAGTGTGCAGGTGAGTAGAATGTACCTCAGTGTGCAG GTGAGTAGAATGTACCTCAGTGTGCAGGTGAGTAGAGTATACAACGGTGCGCACGTGAGCAGACAATGCAACAATGTGCAG GTGAGTAGAATGTACCTCAGTGTGCAGGTGAGTAGAATGTACCTCAGTGTGCAGGTGAGTAGAATGTACCTCAGTGTGCAGGTGAGTAGAATGTACCTCAGTGTGCAGGTGAGTAGAGTATACAACGGTGCGCATATGATCAGGCGATTCAACAATGTGCAGGTGAGTAGAATGTACCTCAGTGTGCAGGTGAGTAGCATGTACCTCAGTGTGCAGGTGAATAGAATCTACAACTGTGAGTACGTGAGTAGACAATTCAAGAATGTGCAGGTAAGTAGAATGTATCCCAGTGTGCAGGTGAGTAGAGTATACAACGGTGTGCAGGTGAGTAGAATGCATCTCAGTGTGCAGGTGAGTAGAATGTATCTCAGTGTGCAGGTGAGTAGAATGTACCTCAGTGTGCAGGTAAGTAGAATGTACCTCAGTGTGCAGGTGAGTAGCATGTACCTCAGTGTGCAGGTGAGTAGAGTATACAACGGTGCGCACGTGAACAGACAATTCAACAATGTGCAGGTAAGAAGAATGTATCTCAGTGTCCAGGGGAGTAGAGTATACAACggtgtgaaaaggcccatttaa
- the LOC127842374 gene encoding uncharacterized protein LOC127842374 isoform X6: MYLRVQVSRMYLSVQVSRMYLSVQVSRVYNGAHVSRQFNNVQVSRMYLSVQVSRVYNGAHVSRQCNNVQVSRMYLSVQVSRMYLSVQVSRVYNGAHMIRRFNNVQVSRMYLSVQVSSMYLSVQVNRIYNCEYVSRQFKNVQVSRMYPSVQVSRVYNGVQVSRMHLSVQVSRMYLSVQVSRMYLSVQVSRMYLSVQVSSMYLSVQVSRVYNGAHVNRQFNNVQVRRMYLSVQGSRVYNGVKRPI; this comes from the exons ATGTACCTCAGAGTGCAGGTGAGTAGAATGTACCTCAGTGTGCAGGTGAGTAGAATGTACCTCAGTGTGCAGGTGAGTAGAGTATACAACGGTGCGCACGTGAGCAGACAATTCAACAATGTGCAGGTGAGTAGAATGTACCTCAGTGTGCAGGTGAGTAGAGTATACAACGGTGCGCACGTGAGCAGACAATGCAACAATGTGCAG GTGAGTAGAATGTACCTCAGTGTGCAGGTGAGTAGAATGTACCTCAGTGTGCAGGTGAGTAGAGTATACAACGGTGCGCATATGATCAGGCGATTCAACAATGTGCAGGTGAGTAGAATGTACCTCAGTGTGCAGGTGAGTAGCATGTACCTCAGTGTGCAGGTGAATAGAATCTACAACTGTGAGTACGTGAGTAGACAATTCAAGAATGTGCAGGTAAGTAGAATGTATCCCAGTGTGCAGGTGAGTAGAGTATACAACGGTGTGCAGGTGAGTAGAATGCATCTCAGTGTGCAGGTGAGTAGAATGTATCTCAGTGTGCAGGTGAGTAGAATGTACCTCAGTGTGCAGGTAAGTAGAATGTACCTCAGTGTGCAGGTGAGTAGCATGTACCTCAGTGTGCAGGTGAGTAGAGTATACAACGGTGCGCACGTGAACAGACAATTCAACAATGTGCAGGTAAGAAGAATGTATCTCAGTGTCCAGGGGAGTAGAGTATACAACggtgtgaaaaggcccatttaa